One Zymoseptoria tritici IPO323 chromosome 3, whole genome shotgun sequence genomic region harbors:
- a CDS encoding ATP-binding cassette permease (ABC transporter, ABC-B family, TAP / MDL type. This family consists of mitochondrial ATP-binding cassette proteins involved in iron homeostasis.) has protein sequence MALRGPNILARRAWDSLGNGALFTTRIRSCIGEPQRPGWTCTTQVGLRAGALPSSQLRNLFTSRNGPLSRPATCSKGTAIKQSLSVAIAQQRLLQTSKPSHEARAVTEPSGKEKSRGQAAKQSSDPADEDAEDETQNFKKSDKAAKASQINLSAKLSGGGKDGKGKPGGGRQEVWRLLKIARPELRILSWAFLFLLISSSITMTIPFSIGKILDAATAEQGTLFGLEMEHFYIGLGLLLATGACANYGRIILLRIVGERIVTKLRSSLFKRTFVQNAEFFDANRVGDLISRLGSDTIIVGKSITQNLSDGMRSLVSATAGLSLMGYVSLKLTGILAIMFPPVALGAFLYGRAIRNLSRRIQKNLGTLTKIAEERLGNVRTSQAFAGEQQEVHRYNTQVRKIFFLGRKEAFISATFFSTSGFMGNLTFLVLLYVGGGMVKSGAISVGDLTTFLMYTGYAGSSLFGLSSFYSELMKGVGAASRLFELQDRQPTISPTKGDMVKSARGTIEFKDVAFSYPTRPALKIFTDLTFKIPQGSNVAIVAPSGAGKSTVASLLMRFYDPIQGSITIDGKDISTMNAKQLRRKIGYVGQEPVLFSGTIAENIAYGRPQASRSEIVAAARQANCQFISDFPDGLETFAGARGTQLSGGQKQRIAIARALLKEPDILVLDEATSALDAESETLVNHALQSLLRGDNTTISIAHRLSTIQRSDTIICIGTDGKVAQMGSYVELSKDKTGAFAKLMEWQLSGGEPKPKPKREEKTLGEDGEELTEEARMKLRLEEHDHDEGDEHEVEEAEEVKKVKAKGR, from the exons ATGGCCTTGCGTGGGCCGAACATCCTTGCGCGGCGGGCGTGGGACAGTTTGGGAAATGGCGCGTTGTTCACAACCAGAATACGGAGCTGCATAGGTGAACCACAGCGGCCGGGATGGACATGTACGACGCAAGTTGGACTGCGGGCTGGCGCCTTACCATCCTCACAACTACGAAATCTCTTCACCAGCCGGAATGGACCACTCTCACGCCCGGCGACGTGTTCCAAAGGTACCGCGATCAAGCAGTCGTTGTCTGTGGCCATAGCACAACAGCGACTGCTGCAGACCTCGAAGCCCTCCCACGAAGCGCGTGCGGTCACCGAACCATCCGGGAAAGAGAAGTCCCGCGGGCAGGCGGCGAAGCAGTCCAGCGATCCGGCCGATGAGGACGCCGAGGATGAGACACAAAACTTCAAAAAGTCGGACAAAGCCGCGAAAGCTTCGCAGATCAATCTCAGCGCAAAACTCTCCGGTGGAGGCAAAGATGGTAAGGGCAAGCCCGGTGGAGGTCGGCAAGAGGTCTGGCGGTTGTTGAAGATTGCTCGTCCCGAGTTGCGAATCTTGAGTTGGGCattcctcttcttgctcatcagcagcagcatcacgATGACCATTCCGTTCAGTATCGGAAAGATCTTGGATGCTGCCACAGCGGAGCAAGGGACTCTGTTCGGCCTCGAGATGGAACACTTTTACATCGGACTCGGTCTGCTTCTGGCGACCGGAGCGTGTGCCAACTATGGACGCATCATTCTTTTGAGGATTGTGGGAGAGAGAATTGTCACAAAACTGCGGAGTTCGTTGTTCAAGAGGACGTTCGTGCAAAATGCTGAATTCTTCGACGCAAATCGCGTGGGAGATCTCATCAGCAGACTGGGAAGCGATACGATCATCGTTGGAAAGAGCATCACACAGAATCTTTCGGATGGAATGCGATCATTGGTATCCGCAACCGCTGGACTATCGTTGATGGGATATGTCAGCCTCAAGCTCACGGGAATTCTGGCCATCATGTTTCCTCCCGTAGCACTCGGTGCCTTTCTTTACGGTCGTGCAATTCGCAATCTCTCTCGCCGGATACAAAAGAATCTTGGTACCCTCACGAAGATTGCGGAGGAGAGGCTGGGCAATGTGCGCACTAGTCAGGCCTTCGCCGGAGAGCAGCAAGAGGTGCACCGATACAACACGCAAGTCAGgaagatcttcttccttgGCCGAAAGGAGGCCTTCATCTCCGCGACATTCTTCTCTACTTCTGGGTTCATGGGCAACCTGACTTTCCTCGTGTTGCTCTATGTCGGAGGAGGCATGGTCAAATCAGGAGCAATCAGCGTTGGTGACCTTACAACTTTCCTCATGTACACGGGATATGCTGGGAGCAGTCTCTTCGGTCTGTCATCTTTCTACTCCGAGCTGATGAAGGGAGTGGGTGCGGCCAGTCGGCTGTTCGAGCTACAAGACCGTCAGCCCACAATTTCTCCCACGAAAGGTGACATGGTCAAGTCGGCTCGAGGAACGATCGAGTTCAAGGATGTCGCCTTCTCGTATCCAACACGGCCAGCGCTGAAGATCTTCACGGACCTCACATTCAAGATTCCTCAAGGAAGCAACGTGGCTATCGTCGCGCCATCGGGAGCCGGAAAGTCCACTGTTGCAAGCTTACTCATGCGCTTCTACGATCCCATTCAAGGCAGCATAACCATTGATGGGAAGGATATCAGCACGATGAATGCAAAGCAATTGAGGCGGAAGATTGGCTACGTTGGGCAGGAACCTGTGCTGTTCTCGGGCACCATTGCTGAGAATATTGCATATGGTCGACCACAAGCCAGCCGCAGTGAGATTGTCGCCGCTGCCCGTCAAGCTAATTGTCAATTCATCTCCGACTTT CCCGATGGCCTCGAAACTTTTGCTGGCGCGCGCGGCACTCAGTTGTCTGGAGGCCAGAAGCAACGAATTGCCATTGCGAGAGCGTTACTCAAAGAGCCTGACATCCTCGTTCTCGACGAAGCCACCTCGGCTCTGGACGCTGAGAGTGAGACACTTGTCAATCATGCATTGCAAAGCTTGCTCCGAGGCGACAACACCACCATTTCCATTGCACACCGTCTCAGCACAATCCAACGCAGTGACACCATCATCTGCATTGGTACCGACGGAAAGGTGGCACAGATGGGCAGTTACGTAGAGCTGAGCAAGGACAAGACTGGTGCTTTTGCAAAGTTGATGGAGTGGCAATTGAGTGGTGGCGaaccgaagccgaagccgaagcgcGAAGAGAAAACTCTTGGTGAAGATGGGGAGGAGTTGACGGAGGAAGCGAGAATGAAGCTGAGGCTTGAGGAGCACGATCATGATGAGGGAGACGAGcacgaggtggaggaggcggaggaagtgaAGAAGGTCAAGGCGAAGGGCAGGTAA